In the genome of Dermacentor silvarum isolate Dsil-2018 chromosome 1, BIME_Dsil_1.4, whole genome shotgun sequence, one region contains:
- the LOC119434608 gene encoding tripartite motif-containing protein 45, with protein sequence MSWPANNEFKYKAPDRQNPLSLQCPACLEKLQDPRILPCLHTLCRRCIERLGRYHRRFLSSRVSTARGVPSRASCARGTPSNLLSATASCKMHESAYRQGDGSVEERVDGVIVCPTCQNECTVTATGNEFPANVLVRRFLRSAPDLLGSWQRGAVKQSASQAKRSSLCDLCAKSRAAVNRCIGCLLSCCTKLRRHHPGENLRGRSATRKTHEADDQTMQSTASLGPRACSRHPAYQIDTFCLSCRKAICSSCLLNDHRNHVSSDLTAVKEKELTRTGQLLTRLHSKMSYLEDSANGTLKKSQALSRNASDVTREVNSFYDGYVCALEARRRELLDEITRFQKEHQQTLLDRSSTLEAALVRAKSVHEFGKTLLHFGPEMPEVVLPLVEVLDKAARPIVVMDDKEDISAYQPLSLRFRKDREDHREGYLVYGAVSRQADPSMVSAVLSFEDPADGQQLGSLKAVRLKFQNQSGHPIDVEPEQVRAMLISSKSARKSAAVVTRAEDDPLQLRLKFETRNAGTHALAVTLDDQPLLGSPFLFRVRSRKPRCEGRRCPAAPSLERSSACRASAGFRSQSLCKRQRIPDGGEVNVPPEQTPWDSSPKPFLQSNLSGSDIMTDASSRSSRLYQFTT encoded by the exons ATGTCATGGCCTGCGAACAACGA GTTCAAGTACAAGGCTCCCGATCGCCAAAATCCTTTGAGTCTGCAGTGCCCGGCATGCCTGGAGAAGCTTCAGGACCCAAGGATACTGCCTTGTTTGCACACCTTGTGCAGACGTTGCATAGAACGGCTTGGTAGATATCACAGGCGCTTTTTATCCTCCAGAGTAAGCACTGCAAGAGGCGTCCCGAGCCGAGCTTCTTGTGCCCGCGGCACACCTTCGAACCTACTGTCAGCTACTGCAAGCTGCAAGATGCACGAGTCCGCATACCGCCAGGGCGACGGCTCTGTCGAAGAAAGGGTGGACGGCGTTATTGTTTGTCCTACATGCCAGAATGAATGCACCGTGACGGCGACAGGAAACGAGTTCCCTGCAAATGTGCTAGTCAGACGGTTCCTGCGCTCTGCTCCTGACCTACTTGGCAGCTGGCAGCGCGGCGCGGTAAAACAATCCGCGTCCCAAGCCAAGCGTTCCTCGCTCTGCGACCTGTGCGCCAAGAGCAGAGCCGCCGTGAACAGGTGCATCGGGTGTTTGCTGTCGTGCTGCACTAAGCTGCGCCGACATCATCCCGGTGAGAATCTACGCGGCCGATCCGCCACACGcaagacgcacgaggcggacgaCCAGACCATGCAGTCAACGGCTTCACTGGGACCCAGAGCCTGTTCAAGACACCCGGCATACCAGATAGACACTTTCTGTCTGTCATGCCGCAAGGCCATCTGCTCATCGTGCTTACTGAATGACCACCGTAATCACGTCAGCAGCGACTTAACTGCTGTCAAAGAAAAGGAACTCACGAGGACAGGTCAGCTTCTTACCAGGCTGCACTCGAAGATGTCTTATCTTGAAGATTCGGCAAACGGAACCCTGAAGAAGAGCCAGGCTTTGTCTCGCAACGCTAGCGATGTGACACGGGAGGTGAACAGCTTCTACGACGGATATGTGTGCGCTCTGGAAGCTCGCAGGCGCGAGCTGCTAGATGAAATCACCCGCTTCCAGAAAGAGCACCAACAGACACTGCTCGATCGTAGCAGCACCCTGGAGGCAGCGCTTGTGCGGGCCAAGAGTGTGCATGAGTTCGGTAAAACGCTGCTCCACTTCGGGCCTGAGATGCCAGAGGTCGTGCTGCCGCTTGTAGAAGTGCTTGACAAAGCTGCTCGGCCCATCGTCGTCATGGATGACAAAGAAGACATTTCGGCGTATCAGCCGCTCTCCCTAAGATTCAGAAAGGACAGAGAGGACCACAGGGAAGGATACCTCGTGTACGGTGCGGTGTCCCGCCAAGCCGACCCGTCGATGGTTTCAGCTGTGCTGTCTTTTGAAG ATCCCGCAGACGGTCAACAACTTGGTTCTTTGAAAGCCGTGCGCTTGAAGTTCCAGAACCAATCTGGACACCCGATTGACGTGGAACCAGAACAAGTTCGGGCAATGCTTATTTCATCCAAGTCCGCAAG gAAAAGTGCAGCAGTAGTCACACGCGCTGAGGACGATCCTTTGCAGCTGAGGCTGAAGTTCGAGACGAGGAACGCCGGCACACACGCACTCGCAGTCACACTAGACGACCAGCCCCTCCTG GGTAGCCCATTTCTGTTCCGGGTGAGGTCGCGGAAGCCGCGGTGTGAGGGGAGACGGTGTCCTGCTGCTCCTTCCCTGGAGAGAAGTTCTGCTTGCCGTGCAAGCGCAGGTTTTCGGTCCCAGAGCCTGTGCAAACGTCAACGAATTCCAG